From the bacterium genome, the window CTCATCGTGGCTCCCCCTAGAACCGGAAAGACCATCCTGCTTCAGAAGATTGCCAACTCGGTCACGAACAATCATGGTGAGGTGAAACTTATCGTTCTGCTTATCGATGAAAGGCCGGAAGAAGTAACGGATATGGAACGATCAGTAGCCGGAGAAGTAGTCAGTTCCACCTTTGACGAACCGGCTAACAGACACGTCCAGGTAGCCGAAATGGTTATTGAAAAGGCCAAACGACTGGTGGAACATAAATTTGATGTGGTTATTCTCCTTGACTCTATCACCAGATTGGCCAGGGCTTATAATCAAGTGGTGCCCACTTCAGGCAAGATCCTTTCCGGGGGGGTGGATTCTAATGCCCTGCACCGGCCAAAGAGATTTTTTGGGGCGGCCAGAAATATCGAAGAGGGGGGCAGTCTGACTATCCTGGCTACGGCCCTTATCGATACGGGCAGTAAGATGGATGAGGTTATCTTTGAAGAATTTAAAGGCACAGGTAATATGGAACTCCACCTGGACAGAAGCCTGGTAGAAAAGAGGGTCTTTCCGGCCATAAATATTAATAAATCAGGCACCAGGCGGGAGGAATTACTTTTAGATAAGGATGTCTTGCCCAAGGTCTGGCTCCTCCGCAAGGTGCTAAATCCTTTGAATCAAGTGGAAAGTATGGAACTGCTCATCGAGAAAATAAAAGGCACCAAAAGTAATAGAGATTTTTTAAACTCCATGCAGGGAGGATGATGGTATCTTCTCACCTTTTAAAAGAGCCTCTTCTATCTCAGCCGCAATTTTTTTGGCCGCTTCGACCGGATCGGGGGCTGATCTGATGGGTCTGCCCACCACGATATAGTCGGCTCCATTATGTATGGCTTCGGCTGGCGCGGCCGCCCTTTGCTGATCATCACCTTTGACTGACGCCCATGAAGGACGAATACCAGGGGTTACCACAATAAAGTCCGGTCCAAATCTTTCTTTCACCGCCCCTGCCTCTAAAGGGGAGCAGACCACCCCATCACACCCCGCCTCCTTAGCTATATTTGCCCTTAACATTACTATATCCTTAGGGGTAAGCCCTGGTGAAAATCCCATCTCCTTCAAACTATCCACATTAAGACTGGTTAACAGGGTAACGCCCAATATCTTAGTAGTTCTATCTGCCTTCTCTTTTACCACCGCCTCCAAAAGGCCTTTACCCTCATCGCAGTGAATGGTAACAAATTTTGCCCCGTGAATGGAAGCCGCCCGGTAGGCGCCCCGCACTGTTTCAGGGATATCGTGAAACTTTAAATCAAGGAAGATCTTTGATGAATCAATATCCCTTTTAATCTCTCTTAAAATCTGAGGACCTAAGCTTACAAATAACTCTAAGCCTACCTTAAATAAACCTACATAATCCTTTAATAAATCAATGTAATATTTAGCTTCTTCCAGGGTCGAAACATCGAGTGGAAAGATTATCCGGCCTTTAGCGGATAATTCAGTCCTTTTCATTCCCTTCGGTAACATTCCC encodes:
- the rho gene encoding transcription termination factor Rho; translated protein: MDIVELQSKTVQELSDLAHNLKIEHIRGLKKQELIFSILQAKTEQEGFIFSAGVLDILPDGYGFLRSPRYNYLPSADDIYVSPSQIRRFDLQTGDTVSGRVRPPKENERFFALLHVEAVNFENPEQANKRILFDNLTPLYPQEHLDLEREPEEISMRIMNLLTPIGKGQRGLIVAPPRTGKTILLQKIANSVTNNHGEVKLIVLLIDERPEEVTDMERSVAGEVVSSTFDEPANRHVQVAEMVIEKAKRLVEHKFDVVILLDSITRLARAYNQVVPTSGKILSGGVDSNALHRPKRFFGAARNIEEGGSLTILATALIDTGSKMDEVIFEEFKGTGNMELHLDRSLVEKRVFPAININKSGTRREELLLDKDVLPKVWLLRKVLNPLNQVESMELLIEKIKGTKSNRDFLNSMQGG
- the pyrF gene encoding orotidine-5'-phosphate decarboxylase translates to MLPKGMKRTELSAKGRIIFPLDVSTLEEAKYYIDLLKDYVGLFKVGLELFVSLGPQILREIKRDIDSSKIFLDLKFHDIPETVRGAYRAASIHGAKFVTIHCDEGKGLLEAVVKEKADRTTKILGVTLLTSLNVDSLKEMGFSPGLTPKDIVMLRANIAKEAGCDGVVCSPLEAGAVKERFGPDFIVVTPGIRPSWASVKGDDQQRAAAPAEAIHNGADYIVVGRPIRSAPDPVEAAKKIAAEIEEALLKGEKIPSSSLHGV